The sequence AAGCTTCTTAAAGATGAGTAGAGTCTTTTTAAAAGGAGGTCGAAATGGAGAGTCAAGAGGACCAAATCTCTTCAGGATGTTTAGAGGTTGTATAAAGCCACAATAATCAAATTCAAAGTAGAATATATCTTAGATTagggaaagcacaacaaaaactcCAAGAGAACACCAGTACGGTTAGCAAGCAGAGCCCAGGATGCTATtaaaggcaagaaggcttcctttaagtggaagaccaacccaaatacgGGGGGAAAGGAACATGGACCCTGGCAAGTCAGATGCAAATTTCTATGGAAATAAAAGACAAGTAAGACTAAGGGAATATTGCTAGTGACATTAAGAAAAACCCATTTCTTTTAGTTTCCTGGGGTTTTTTTAGTTTATATTGTCTTTTTAAACGTGCCTTGTTGTTGAAAGGCTAAGCAGAGaatgccaaaataaataaataataaacagaggCAGGAACAGTCTGGGACACTATTGGACCTCTAGATGACAAAGAAGTGAGAACAATTACTTGGAGGAGGCTAGAAACAATTTCAGAAAAGCAGAATGAATTATTTGTGACTGCCTTTATAGCAATTTGTCAGATATTCATAACTTTATGGCTCATTTCTGGGAGGGTCGTTGAAGAATTAAGTCAAACTGAAGTGATGAGAGATGGGAGTTCTACAGGAAATTGAGAAATTAAAAGTAAATATGTCATTAAAATAAGCATCAGTACTAGAACACCAATGATGAGCACCAAGATGATCTTGCCAAGCTATGTGAACAGGCAACAAAACGGCAAATAAATGAAATTCGAAGCAAACACGATGCAGACTGATGAGAAACCTTAACCTCATCTATTCACTTGCAAGGTATGACATGGAAGTGACTAACCAGGAAAGGCATTGTGGGAGTCATGTTCAATGACAATGCTCACTCAAGAGTTTTGAAGCAGCGAAGGCAGCAAATTTCAGGCTGTATAagaaaaggactgaaaataaGGTACCCAGTATAATTGTGGATGAGCCAATTCCTTCTTGtcggctgtggagtcagtatgtcaaaccttcgactccgactcctctatttttctactgtccaactccttcataaatggcaaatgtatattaatttttctactgtctgactccaactctgactccttcataaatggcaaatgtatattaatgtattaatattaatattaaaatattaattttattttgaagtcggagtcagtacatttctaccgactccgacaccacccaaaattgcttccaactccacagctctGCTTCTTGTCTATTACTGTTACGACTTAGGTTTTGCTCCAGTTTAGCAGGAAAGCGTTTGGGAATGCTGATTATGGATTTTGCTACAGAAAAAGGTTCATTCATTTTATGATTTGTTAAAAGTAGGAATAACAAACTTTCCCaggagaaaaatgtttttgtatgtcCTGCCTTTTCACAGGAGTCCATCAGTGCTCAGTATAGGGTAAAAACCACTGTTGAGATCTGCTCTGGGAAACTTTTCTAGTAGCATGTAAACACAAAATTCAGGGGGAAATTTAGCAGAGAATTTCTTAAGAATTCCTAATAATTAGCCATTATGCAAATCAATGATGCAACCACATCTGGGGTATTGTGTAGTGTTGGCTCCTGACAGTATCTcagaaagatattgtagagttgcaaGAAGTGCTGGAAAAGTCTGGTTTGTATTATGCATGGCAGTATAGAAAACGTGGAGACTCATTttcctccttctctcataatacttgaATTTGGGATTAGACATGCAACAGAATGGTAGTAGATGCAGGACAGACAATTCAGACTCAGGGCCCAAATATCTACAGAACCACCTCGATTGGCAGGGGGAGCAAGCTCTGCTTGTGATCTTGCCAGGATGCTGGATGAAGAGCAGTGTAGAAGGGCTTTCTCGGTGGTAGGGCCCCAACTCTGGAATGATCTTCCCTTGGAGGTACACCTGTCTCCTACATTGCTGGGTTTCAGATGgaaactgaaaacatttttggttGCCCAAGCCTTCCGTTTCATAAATAAGAGGCACACTCCTCATCAGCTGTGTGCATGACTATTTGAATTGATTTCTAAACAGTCTTTTAGtgaatgtgtttttagtgctgttttgttgtattttgttcTTACTGGGTTCTTCTGAGGAAAGGTGagtaaatacacaaataaatccCTGTTGTGGGCTTTTGAGAAGCAGTTTGCTGACTATTACAAGAAAGAAGATTCTAAACTTTTGGTCTGATTCAACAGGCTCTTATCTCACCTCttaacatgtttattttattttctcttccaacttcctccaaAGCACACAAAATATACACCCCCCGCTTTTTTATCCTTACAAGAAAGAGACAGAACTCATCAGGAAGCTTTAGAACTGAGTGAGAATTTGAGTCTAGTGGTTGAGCCTGGGTTCTTCCCAGTCTAAGTCCAACACTAACTATTACACAGGCCATTTCCAGGTTATATTCCAAGCATGGGGATACTGTTGCTCCACTCCTCTCTCATTAGTTCCTTACATACGTAGGCACTTGCAAAATAATCAACTCAAAAATACAAACTAAATAGCAAAAGTATTGATGTTTTTTCTCAGGAGGGCACAATAACCACAATTTTAGCATCACAATCGTATCAATCTGTGAAATTTTAGAATATCTTCTTATATGAAGTGGAGGCAATGTATAAGTTTAATTATTTTTAGCACATATCATGTGACTACTTATTGAaatatttatcttttaaaaaaatgcaaattagaaGAGCCATGTTCACGTAATTTTAAACTAGTTACCTTATCTGTGCACAGTATTTAAATTTAGATTTCAGTAGCTATGGATGATCTACACATTGCAAAAAGCTTTTGTATGCAGATTTCCTGCATAAGCAAGATTTATTTATAGTTAGTTATTACATATATATACTGCCTTTGCTCcatggagctcaaagtggtgtacacagctccccctctcccttttatcctcataacaaccctgtgaggtaggttaggctgagacagtgactggcccaaggtcattcagtgagcttcatggctgggtggggatttgaaccctagtctcccaggtcatagtccaatactctaaccattagACCACATTAGCTGCCGAAGGGGTTCAAAAATCCCCTATATGTAGACAGAGAATTCAATCTAGGGGTCTGTATGCATTCCTGTATCTGCCCTTGTGGAAGCATCCACCTTAACTACTATTAAGAACTAGTGCAGTCTAGACACATCCTATCACCTACTAGCTTTCTATTTGAGAGGAAAATATGTATGTGAGCATCCAGAAAAGTGTCTGCAGTGTCTTTTCAAGAACACAGTCATCCAATCACACTAACCAATAACTAAGACGCAAACCAACAGTAAAATCATTTTGAAATGTTGGTACTAAGCATAAGGTATTTGCCAGCTGTAATGGCCAGATATGAAGTTAAGCATATTTAAATCCCATTGCTTTCAAAGGGATAGTTGACTAAAATATATGCCTTAACAGGTGTTATATATGAACAAACCACTTGTTAAATTTAGTTCATACTGGgggaaaatacactttaaaaagctTATTTgtcttttactgttttaatgttatatgttatttttgcttGCACAGGTGAAGCGTTTGTACTTAAAAGAGTAAAGAAACTTACCAAAACAACCGATTAAAATCACAGGAATTGCCTTGTTAAAttatcaattttattttttattaaaaacttATATCCAGCCTATTTTCCAAGGAACATAAGATGGCTAACAACTCACAATACAAAACAGTATTTCAAAACATAAAATAATCCCCACATTATCATAGAAACCAATAAAGTAAAAAAGACCGTAATAATTCCAGCACCAGAGAGAAAACCATCAGCAAAAAACCTTTTTGAACAGTCATATATTTATACCAGCTGCATGAAGCCACAGTGAGGAGTGGTAAGGTATTCCACAGGGTGGATGACACCAAAAAGAATGTCCAGGTATGGTTTCTATCAGCAGTGACTTGCAAGGTTGAGGAATCTGGAGCaaggcctcagatgatgatcaCAGCATGCGGGAAGGAACATACAGTTCCATGCCCCTAGCCATTtatggctttaaatgtcaacactGCTGTTGGTGAtcagtattttattatgtatttatattgtactgttgaattttaatatgtacgtcgcctagagtggcttcggccagataggcaacacaaaaattaaatttattattattattattattattaacaccaGCCCCTTGAATTAAGTCCAGACAGAAACTGGCATGTTGGGATGGGCCGTACCTCAGTGGTAgactatctgctttgcatgcagaaggtcccaggttcaatctctggcatctccaggtagggctgggagagacctctgcttgAATCACCCTGGAAAACTGCTCCCAATcaatgcaggcaatactgagttagatggaccaatggtctgactcagtataaggcagcttcctatgtaccccTAGTATGATCCCAAGCAATATGTGACAGAAAACAGCCAACTCCTTTTGTAGCCCACCCCAAATCCAGTAAGTATACAGTCCTGATATCCAACCATTCagtgtttcaaattgttactcTTACCTTCAGAATTATTCTAATATCTTCTTTACTGGACTGCTTATCTACTTGTGTTACTCTGTATTCTAACCACTGCTGAACTATTGCTTTCTCTTCTGCAGTGTTCCCAAGCAGCTGTTCCTTCTTTGCTTGTCTGACTAGATGGATTGCTATAGTCATCAGTCCTGTCAGACTGGGGCCATTGTTCACTTGTAGCACAGGAGTCTAAAATGAGATAATTCAAGTTGACTCAATTATTCTGATGTAGACAAAATTTGAACCTCTGCTGTAAGACAGCTCATGAAGCTGCATTTTATGAAAGAAAAAGCTACTTAGTACAATAAGAAAAATTCAACTCTAGATGCATTTCTTGGAAATTCATCCCATTTAAAATAATTGAAATAAGATTAGACTCAAGTTGTCAAGAATGCAGCTTTATCATAAcatgctatctatctatctatctatctatctatctatctatctatctatctatctatctatctatctatctatctcattTTGTGCAGAACACACCGACCTAAAGAAAAGCGACATAACTGGGCAGAGAAAGAGCACCATTTCCCCAAATTTTCATGTAGTACCCTTGCTTCATAATATGTCAAGTACAAGTTGGTCCAGTAAGAGGTATTTCTGCTATCAATTCCATTCAATAGAAGCGACAAGACACTTTTAGGAGATTCCCTGGGTGATCAGCAAGAACCAGGTTCACTTTATGTATATTCTGCACCACCACATGGTTAATTAAGTGTTTCATAGTGAGTCCCATTTCATGCTACACATTATGTGCAAGTTTGAAACAATCCATTAAAAATAACTCCATTGCTCATGGCAGAAGGGTTCACCACAGCCATGTTCCAAACACACCACTTTTCCTCATGTATAAGCAAATCCCCCCCTTCAATAAAAGTCTTGACTGAAGTTTACTGAATGTACATAAAACACACACCATTCTCCCACTCCTTTTTCCAAGGAAGCCACCTTGGTGAAAAATAGCCTGCATAAACACAGTTCAAAACCAATGATTAATTTCTAAAACTGTAGTATCGGTTGCTGAAACGTTTTCTTAAAATTTGATCTGTACAACAGGAAcatactactattattattgtttcttTGGGGGGGGCATATGCGTCAATGGAgcttgggagagggaagagaCAAGAGAAGGATTATGGGAGGGCAAACTATTAATAATTTACTCGTGtacattcattttatttaaaacgTATGGCAACTGTTTGGAGGCTGGCGGCGGCGGGTGGAGGGAGAAgacatttacagagcaatcctatacacgtcTAGGCAGAACTCAGAAgtgagttcactggggcttaaTCGTAGGAAAGCGAGTATAGGATCGCAGCTCTGAATAAGCTGGGAATGACAGAGGCGGAGAGGAAAGGAAGCTCAATTTAAACGCGTGTCTGCGCTGCCGGCACTGTGACAGCTCCTTCCACCAGCTCCTTCCTCCCCGCGGCCTTCCCTCAGCTATCTCACCTTCCTCTCTCCTTGGCCGCTGTACTTGTTCCCCTTCTTCAAGCCCAAGGACTTCTCCAACAAACTCAGCTCCTCGGCGCCCAAGCCAGGCCCTACAGCAGCCGCCATCTTCGGCGACAGGGACGGAGGAGAGGAAGGCAAGACGTTCTCTGGCGCCTCAGCCAACAACCTCCGCCGTGATTGGAGGAGGATCGCTTATACCCACCCCTTCAAGCGTCTCTTCTCCTCCCATAGCAGACGACTCTATGGGACGAAGAGGCGAGAGGGGCTGATGGGGAGCTGGCGTGGATAAACAGAGGCATGTGCGCGCTCGCAACGAAACAGGCGCTGGCCAGGAGAGCGCGCAGGGTCGCGTAGGAATTCTGAGCGCTTCTTGTCAACTGCGTGGCTAGTCTGTTCATTGTTATGTGATCTCGTCGTCACGTAACA is a genomic window of Rhineura floridana isolate rRhiFlo1 chromosome 1, rRhiFlo1.hap2, whole genome shotgun sequence containing:
- the EEF1E1 gene encoding eukaryotic translation elongation factor 1 epsilon-1: MAAAVGPGLGAEELSLLEKSLGLKKGNKYSGQGERKTPVLQVNNGPSLTGLMTIAIHLVRQAKKEQLLGNTAEEKAIVQQWLEYRVTQVDKQSSKEDIRIILKDLNSYLEDRVYIAGNNFTLADILLYYGLHQIIADLTVQEKEKYLNVSRWFNHIQHYPGIRQHLPSIVFIKNRLYNIH